The following are from one region of the Fusarium verticillioides 7600 chromosome 1, whole genome shotgun sequence genome:
- a CDS encoding phosphoglucomutase — MGVQTVEFKPFQDQKPGTSGLRKKVTVFQQPHYSEAFITSILLSIPEGVEGSFLVIGGDGRYWNPEVIQLIAKIGAAYGVKKLVIGQNGILSTPAASHVIRLRKATGGILLTASHNPGGPKNDFGIKYNLANGGPAPESVTNKIFEFSKTLTSYKIADIPDVDISTVGTQTYGDLEVEIIDSTADYVAMLKDIFDFDLIKKFFSTHPDFKVLFDGLHGVTGPYGKAIFEEELGLSNAIQNCVPSPDFNGGHPDPNLTYAHSLVEVVDKNNIPFGAASDGDGDRNMIYGANAFVSPGDSLAIIAHHSNLIPYFKKNGVNGLARSMPTSGAVDLVAKAQGLDCYEVPTGWKFFCALFDAKKLSICGEESFGTGSDHIREKDGLWAVIAWLNIIAGVGVQNPSVTPSIKEIQKEFWGKYGRTFFTRYDYEDVDSEGANKVVGELEKLVNDSNFVGSTIEGRKVTKAGNFSYTDLDGSVASKQGLYAGFSSGSRIVVRLSGTGSSGATIRLYIEQHTDDPSKYELDAQDFLKEEVKFATELLKFKEHVGRDEPDVKT, encoded by the exons ATGGGCGTCCAAACCGTTGAGTTTAAGCCCTTCCAGGACCAGAAGCCCGGAAC CTCCGGCCTTCGCAAAAAGGTCACCGTCTTTCAGCAGCCTCACTACAGCGAGGccttcatcaccagcatccTGCTTTCTATTCCCGAAGGAGTTGAGG GCTCTTTTCTTGTTATCGGTGGCGACGGCCGATACTGGAACCCTGAGGTTATCCAGCTTATTGCCAAGATAGGTGCTGCCTACggtgtcaagaagctcgtcatCGGCCAGAATGGCATTCTTTCCACCCCTGCTGCCAGTCATGTCATCCGTCTGCGCAAGGCTACCGGAGGTATCCTTCTGACTGCTAGCCACAACCCTGGTG GTCCCAAGAACGACTTTGGTATCAAGTACAACCTCGCTAATGGTGGCCCCGCTCCCGAATCCGTTACcaacaagatctttgagTTCTCCAAGACTTTGACTTCATACAAGATTGCCGATATTCCCGATGTCGACATCTCCACCGTTGGCACTCAGACATatggtgaccttgaggtcgagATTATCGACAGCACCGCCGACTACGTTGCTATGCTCAAGGACatcttcgactttgacctGATTAAGAAGTTCTTTTCTACGCACCCCGACTTCAAGGTCCTATTCGATGGTCTCCACGGTGTTACCGGTCCTTACGGAAAGGCCATCTTCGAAGAGGAGCTTGGTTTGAGCAACGCCATCCAGAACTGTGTCCCCAGCCCCGACTTCAACGGTGGCCACCCCGATCCTAACCTCACATACGCCCACTCTCTGGTCGAGGTTGtcgacaagaacaacattcCCTTTGGTGCCGCTTccgatggtgatggtgacCGAAACATGATTTATGGCGCCAATGCCTTCGTTTCTCCTGGTGATTCCCTGGCTATCATCGCCCACCACTCCAACCTGATTCCCTAtttcaagaagaacggcgTCAATGGTCTCGCTCGTTCCATGCCTACCAGTGGTGCCGTCGATCTCGTTGCCAAGGCTCAGGGTCTCGACTGCTACGAGGTGCCCACAGGCTGGAAGTTTTTCTGCGCTCTCTTcgacgccaagaagctttcCATCTGCGGTGAGGAGAGTTTCGGTACTGGTAGTGATCACATCCGTGAGAAGGATGGTCTATGGGCTGTTATCGCTTGGCTTAACATCATCGCCGGTGTTGGTGTCCAAAACCCCAGCGTCACCCCATCAATCAAGGAGATCCAGAAGGAATTCTGGGGCAAGTACGGTCGTACTTTCTTCACCCGCTATGACTACGAGGATGTCGATTCAGAGGGCGCCAACAAGGTTGTTGGCGAGCTAGAGAAGCTTGTCAACGACTCCAACTTTGTGGGCAGCACCATTGAGG GTCGCAAGGTTACAAAGGCTGGCAACTTCTCTTATACCGATCTCGACGGCTCTGTCGCTTCCAAGCAGGGTCTATATGCCGGCTTCTCTTCCGGTAGCCGAATTGTTGTTCGACTCTCCGGCACTGGTTCATCTGGAGCCACCATTCGCTTGTACATTGAGCAGCACACCGACGATCCCTCCAAGTACGAACTGGACGCCCAAGACTTCctcaaggaggaggtcaagTTTGCCacagagcttctcaagttcaaggagcACGTCGGCCGTGACGAGCCTGACGTAAAGACCTAA
- a CDS encoding structure-specific recognition protein 1 → MPKAAAGKRGKAEKTKRGKKDPNAPKRGLSAYMFFANEQRENVREENPGISFGQVGKLLGERWKALNEKQRAPYEAKAAADKKRYEDEKQAYNADQEEEESS, encoded by the exons ATGcccaaggctgctgctggtaaGCGCGGTaaggccgagaagaccaagcGCGGCAAGAAGG ATCCCAACGCCCCCAAGCGTGGCCTCTCCGCCTACATGTTCTTCGCCAACGAGCAGCGTGAGAACGTCCGTGAGGAGAACCCTGGTATCTCTTTCGGTCAAGTCGGCAAGCTCCTCGGTGAGCGATGGAAGGCTCTTAACGAGAAGCAACGTGCTCCTtatgaggccaaggctgccgcTGACAAGAAGCGAtacgaggatgagaagcaggCCTACAAC GCCGaccaggaggaggaagagtctTCCTAG
- a CDS encoding oxidoreductase: MSQLKNILTKLTRAQDGDAEPQPDTLISKPPPKPEMSVTPPRFLIIGAGSRGQNYAAAIDSVSNGVVAAVAEPLKFKREYLGRAHIWGDGSPAEGQSFHDWRQFFAYEQDRRRRAASGEENVPEGVDGVFVCVLDEMHREVIVGLAPLGLHIMCEKPLACSLQDCIDMYKAMRSSQSTKIFSIGHVLRYSPHNIMLRKLLIEERVIGEISSAVHTEPVGWWHFTHSYVRGNWRNENTTAPSLLTKSCHDIDLLLWLLCSPEKPGQGEPHLPETVSSVGNLHLFKKSRKPKAAGSATNCMRCPLGDEGCKFSAKNIYLGPKLKGLQAGNTRWPVSIVVHDIEDYPSHQRKEEVLIKALEEDYNDSTPNSEIQTRNWFGRCVFEADNNVCDDQFVTITWPESTKPSKTATLHMVAQTTKICERYSNFYGEHGEVHANSRRIVVEDFNTGEVKTYHPRVEDLGHGGGDLGLTRQFVMACDRVKNHDWQAPRAQDEFIGCTLEEVLRSHAMVFAAEEARLGRKVLEWEEWWNKAVEKQLET, translated from the exons ATGTCTCAACTGAAGAACATCTTAACAAAGCTTAccagagctcaagatggagatgccgAACCACAACCAGACACTCTTATCTCCAAACCCCCTCCCAAGCCTGAGATGTCAGTGACACCACCAcgcttcctcatcatcggtgCCGGATCGCGAGGGCAGAACTACGCCGCAGCAATCGACAGCGTATCCAATGGCGTTGTCGCCGCTGTTGCTGAACCCTTGAAGTTCAAGCGCGAGTACCTCGGCCGAGCTCACATCTGGGGTGACGGTTCCCCTGCAGAAGGCCAGTCTTTCCATGACTGGAGACAATTCTTTGCATATGAGCAGGATCGTCGAAGGCGAGCTGCTTCGGGTGAAGAGAATGTACCGGAAGGCGTTGATGGGGTCTTCGTTTGCGTGCTCGACGAGATGCATCGTGAGGTTATCGTCGGTCTTGCACCACTTGGGCTACACATTATGTGTGAGAAGCCTCTTGCATGTTCCCTTCAAGATTGTATCGACATGTACAAGGCCATGCGTTCCTCTCAATccaccaagatcttctcaatcGGCCATGTGCTGCGATACAGCCCACACAACATCATGCTCcgcaagcttctcattgaGGAGCGTGTCATCGGCGAAATATCAAGCGCCGTACACACAGAACCCGTAG GTTGGTGGCACTTCACACACTCATATGTCAGGGGGAACTGGCGCAACGAGAATACCACTGCGCCATCCTTGTTGACTAAGAGCTGCCACGATATCGATCTGTTGCTCTGGCTGCTCTGCTCTCCTGAGAAACCAGGACAGGGAGAGCCACATCTCCCTGAAACGGTCTCATCTGTTGgaaatcttcatctcttcaagaaaAGCCGTAAGCCCAAGGCTGCAGGATCAGCAACAAACTGCATGAGATGCCCCCTCGGAGATGAAGGGTGCAAATTTTCTGCAAAGAATATTTACCTGGGCCCCAAACTCAAGGGCTTGCAGGCCGGCAACACAAGATGGCCAGTCAGTATCGTCGTTCATGACATTGAAGACTACCCCTCCCACcagaggaaagaagaggtGTTGATCAAGGCTCTGGAGGAAGATTACAACGACTCTACACCAAATTCGGAGATACAAACCCGTAACTGGTTCGGTCGTTGTGTGTTTGAGGCTGACAACAATGTCTGCGACGACCAGTTCGTCACCATTACCTGGCCCGAGTCCACCAAGCCTTCAAAGACAGCTACTCTGCATATGGTCGCTCAGACAACAAAGATCTGCGAACGTTACTCTAACTTTTACGGCGAACATGGTGAGGTTCACGCCAATTCACGTCGCATCGTTGTTGAGGACTTCAACACAGGCGAGGTGAAAACATATCATCCTCGtgtcgaagatcttggcCATGGTGGCGGGGACTTGGGTCTGACACGCCAGTTTGTCATGGCATGTGATCGCGTCAAGAACCATGACTGGCAGGCTCCTCGTGCTCAAGATGAGTTTATTGGATGCACTCTTGAGGAGGTGCTGCGAAGCCATGCTATGGTCTTTGCAGCTGAGGAGGCTAGACTTGGCCGTAAGGTCCTTGAGTGGGAGGAATGGTGGAACAAGGCTGTTGAAAAGCAGCTGGAAACTTAA